The window GTGCGGGATGAACTGCGGAACCACGGCCAGGTAAAAGAGTCCCACCTTGGGGTTGAGCAGCGTGGACAGTGCGCCCGCGCCCAAGGCAGAGAGCCGGCTGTACGGGAGGGGCGCTTCAGCAGCAGTGCCGTCCGTGCCCGCTTTGGCCGCCTTCCGGGACTTGATGAAGGATGAAACTCCCAAGTACAGCAGGTACAGGCCCCCGGCGATCTTGACCCAACGGAACAGCTCGGCCGACTGTTCCAGGATCGCGGCCAAACCCACGCCTACCAGCGCTGCCCACATGATGGCACCAGCCGCGGAGCCTGCCGCAGCAGCAATTCCGGCACTGGGGCGGTTCAGGGCGATGCGCAAGACAAGGAAAGTGTCCGGCCCGGGCGTTACGGAGAGGACCAGGCAAAGGCCAGCAAAGGCAGCGAGGGAAGCGAGAGTCACAAGGTCGATTATCAGGCAGGACACCCGGAACGGAAAGCGTTCGCTTCCC is drawn from Arthrobacter sp. 31Y and contains these coding sequences:
- a CDS encoding LysE family translocator, whose translation is MTLASLAAFAGLCLVLSVTPGPDTFLVLRIALNRPSAGIAAAAGSAAGAIMWAALVGVGLAAILEQSAELFRWVKIAGGLYLLYLGVSSFIKSRKAAKAGTDGTAAEAPLPYSRLSALGAGALSTLLNPKVGLFYLAVVPQFIPHGGDTMGTSLILGVVVAVIAFAYLSMIAVVAFKAMRWLKRPKVSTVVERVSSGVIAGLGVGVVASGATS